The following are encoded in a window of Hemiscyllium ocellatum isolate sHemOce1 chromosome 46, sHemOce1.pat.X.cur, whole genome shotgun sequence genomic DNA:
- the LOC132836277 gene encoding gastrula zinc finger protein XlCGF8.2DB-like translates to MWTEPQLMVTLQLHKDADIMAKPWECADCGKGFDYPSLLENHRRGHTGEKPFICSVCGKGFTQTTNLMSHQRTHTEERPFNCTHCGKRFKSSFSLSTHQRVHTGEWPFTCACCGKGFTKSSNLMTHQRIHTTEKPFCCASCGRSFRQSGHLIVHQRVHTGEKPFRCSSCGKHFRQSNDLISHQRVHTGERPYNCSVCGKGFTTSSNLLIHQRTHTGEKPFTCSTCGKGFAQSRDLLRHQQVHK, encoded by the coding sequence ATGTGGACTGAACCTCAACTGATGGTGACTCTCCAGTTGCACAAAGACGCGGACATCATGGCAAAGCCGTGGGAATGTGCTGATTGCGGTAAAGGATTTGATTATCCATCTCTGCTGGAAAATCATCGGCgtggtcacactggggagaagcccttcatctgttctgtatgtgggaagggatttactcaGACAACTAATCTCATGTCACACCAGCGAACCCACACTGAGGAGAGGCCATTCAACTGCACCCACTGTGGAAAGAGGTTCAAGTCCTCATTTAGCCTCAGtacacaccagcgagttcacactggggagtgGCCATTCACCTGTGCATGttgcgggaagggattcactaAGTCCTCCAACCTGATGACTCATCAGCGAATTCACACAACAGAGAAGCcattctgctgtgcctcctgtgGGAGGAGTTTCAGGCAGTCTGGCCATCTCATTgtacaccagcgagttcacaccggggagaaaccattcaggtGCTCTTCCTGTGGAAAGCATTTTCGGCAGTCAAATGATCTAATTTCACATCAGCgcgttcacactggggagagaccgtacAACTGTTCAGTGTGTGGAAAGGGATTCACTACCTCCTCCAATCTGCTGATACACCAACGCActcacaccggggagaagccattTACGTGCTCCACGTGTGGGAAAGGATTCGCTCAGTCACGAGACCTGTTGAGACACCAGCAAGTTCATAAATGA
- the LOC132836205 gene encoding zinc finger protein 239-like yields SPNLERYKDTRITKKPWKCGDCGKGFSSPSQLEAHRRSHTGERPFTCSDCGKGFTLSSSLQLHLRVHTDERPFKCSVCGNCFKISPDLIKHQLVHTDERPFACSRCEKRFRQSSHLIQHQRVHTGERPYICSMCGKGFTSSSNLVTHQRVHTGERIFTCSVCGKGFSQSSNLLRHQRVHTGEKPFTCSKCGKRFARSAHLLTHQHVHK; encoded by the coding sequence TCGCCCAACCTGGAGAGATACAAGGACACCCGCATCACAaagaaaccgtggaaatgtggggactgtgggaaaggattcagttCCCCATCCCAGCTGGAAGCTCATCGACGGAGTCACACGGGCGAGAGACCGTTCACTTGCTCCgactgtgggaagggcttcactcTATCATCCAGCCTTCAATTACACCTCCGGGTTCACACTGATGAAAGGCCTTTTAAGTGCTCTGTCTGTGGGAATTGCTTTAAAATCTCCCCAGACTTAATTAAACACCAGCTGGTTCACACTGATGAGCGGCCATTTGCTTGCTCTCGCTGTGAGAAGAGATTCAGACAATCCTCTCACCTCATtcaacaccagcgagttcacactggggagaggccgtatATCTGCTccatgtgtgggaagggattcacttcTTCATCCAACCTGGTGACACACCAACGGGTTCATACAGGGGAGAGGatattcacctgctctgtgtgtgggaagggattttcTCAGTCATCCAATCTGCTGAGACACCAAcgtgttcacactggggagaagccgttcacctgctccaagtgtgggaagagattcgCTCGATCAGCTCACTTGCTAACTCACCAGCACGTTCACAAGTGA